GCCTATTCGATCAGCGTTTTCAGCGTCGGTGACGACGGTGCGTTAGCGCTGGTTGGTCAAGTGGCCAATATCGCTGAAAAAGTGTTGCAGATTGCCGTTGCACCAGACAGCGGGACGTTTTACGCCCTTTCATCCGCCACGGTTTATGCCTACCGCATCGGTGACGACGGCGCGCTGACGGCAATAGATACCTACACGCCGGACAGCGGCTTCGGTACCGCCGTCGCCATGCAAATCGATGACGACGGCACGGTCTACGTGCTGAGCGGCGGACGCCTGACCATTTACACCGCCGCCGCCGATGGCGGTCTGACCTACGCCGGTCAACTGACGCGCAGCGGCACCACGCTGACCTGGACCGACGCCGACGGCACTGCCGCCGCCGCGGGAACTGTCAGTAATGGCAACGCCTTCAATGGCGCCAACGCGTTTGCGGTGTCCGACGCCGGCTACCTCTATCTGACCACCAGCAACGGCTTCCTGACAACGCTGCAATACGACGCCACGGCCAACACCCTGAATCTGGTCAATGCCCAGGATGCGTATAATCCTTTGAGCCAGTATCCGCATGGCCTTACCCTGTCGGCAGATGGCACGACCCTGTATGTGGTGAGCGCCGCCAGCACCAAGATAGCCATTTACACCCTCGGTGAAGACGGCAATCCGACCCTCTCTGGCACGGTGACGACAGCCAGCGCCCTGTCACGGCTGGTTGTCAGCGACGATGGCCGGTTCATTTACGGCGGCAAGCATCTGTATTTCGTCCCCGGCCTCAGCATGGTTAGCGCCACCGGCGTGTCCGTGGCCTACACTGAAGGCGGCACCATCAGTCCCGCCGCCGCCGTGACGCTGTCCGATACCGATTACGACGCGCTGAATGGCGGCGTCGGCAATTATAACGGCGCGACCTTCACGCTGGTGCGCGACGGGGGGGCCGACAGCAACGACAGCTACGGCTTCACCGACGGTAACGGCCTGACGCTGGCCGAGGGGGTGATCTCCCTCAACGGCGCGGCCATCGGTACGCTGCTGAGCGAGAACGGCGCGCTGACCATCACCTTTACCGCCGAGGTGAGCACCGCCGCCGCCAATCTGGTGTTGCAACAAATCAGCTATAGCAATAGCAGCAGTACGCCGGGCAGCAGCATCGCGCTTAAGTTATCGGTGGCGGATCAGTACGCCTCGGGTTCGATCGCCCTCCAGCTTGCGGTTACGCAGATCAATAACGCGCCGATAGTGGAGGCCGGCGGGCAGGCGATAACCTATATCAGCGGCGGCAGCGGTGTGAAGCTGTTCGATGATGTCAGCGTATCGGCCGGGGAGGACGATCAGGCGATCGGCAGCTTTACCCTGGGCGTTTCCGGTCTAAAGGACGGCGAAAAAGAAGTGTTGATCGTCGGTGGCGCCAACGTGACGCTGGTCGATGGCGCGAATGTAAGCGGCTCGGTTTCCGTCGATGTGGTGGAGAGCGACGGCAGTACCAATACCTACAGCTACGCCGTCACCATCTCGGTCAGCGTGACGGACGATGCCGCCGCCGTGACGGTCAGCAGCAGTAGCGGGTTGCCGGCGGAGGTGGCCACGGCGCTGGTCAAAAATATCGCCTACATCAATACCTCATCCGATTATGCTGAAGCGCCCACCACCGGCGAGCGCGTCATTACCCTGACGGCCGTTAAGGACAACGGCGGCACCGCTAACGGCGGCATAGATACCACCGCGCTGTCAATCAGCTCCACGGTCACCGTCAGTCTGACCAACGCCGCGCCTTCGGTCACGGCCGCGGGCGCCGCGACGCGCTATGTTGAAAACGGTGAGGCGGTGGGATTGTTCAACGACGTTGCGGTGTCAACGGGCGAACAGGGCCAGGCCATCACCCACATTGCGCTGGCGGTTTCCGGCCTTAGTGACGGTAAAAGCGAAACGCTGGTCATTGACGGCACCACTGTTTCCCTGACGGCGGGCGCTTCTGGGGAAACCACCAACGGCTACACATACGACGTTTCCCTTGCGGGCGATATCGCCACGGTATACCTCAAGAGCAATGACGGTATCGCCGTGGCCGACGCCACCACACTGATTGCCGGGCTGACCTACGCCAACCTGAGTGACGATCCCACGGCGGGCACGCGCACCGTCACGCTGACCTCGATCCAGGATGACGGCGGCACGGCCAACGGCGGCGCGAATACCGCTTCACTGGCGATTGCGGCGAACGTGGCGGTGGCCGCGGTTAACGACGCGCCGGTCGTCAGCGCCACGCCAGCGGAGGTCATTTACGCCACTTCCGGCAGCAGCGCCGCGCTGTTCAGCGACGTCGCCATCTCAACGGTGGAAAACGGCCAGACCCTCTCAAGCATTACCTTCACCCTCTCCGGCCTGCTTGACGGCAGCAGAGAGACGCTCGCCGTCGCCGGTACGCGCATTGCGCTGGTTGCCGGCAGCGGCACGCTTGACAGTGGCGACACATATACCGTGAGGCTTGACGGCGATACCGCCACCGTGACCATCGCCAGTGCGGACGGCATTGCCGTCGATACCGCGGCAAGCCTGATCGAACAGGCCCGCTATGCCAATCTCAGCAACGCCCAAAGCGCCGGCGAACGCATCATCAGCCTCAGCGTGCAGGACAGCGGCGGTCGAGAAAACAGCGGCAACGATACCGCCACGCTGGAAGCGACCGCGTCTCTCTCCGTGGTGAACAACTCAGTGCCGGCACTCAGCGCCGGCGCCGATTACACCAGCCTGGAAGCGGTTGGCAGCCTGACGGCCATCAGCGGTCTTGCCGATATCGCGGCCAGCGCGCTGACCGCGTCGGGCGATTACCTGTATGCCGTCGACAGCAGCGGCAACATCGCCATTTTCAGCCGCAACACCAACACTGGCGAACTGATGCTGTTGCAGACCCAGGACAGCGGCATTGCGTCCGTTTCGCGTATCGAAGTCAGTGACGACGGCGGTACGGTGTACATGCTTGGCGCGGGCGGGGACAGCGTGACGGTGTTCAGCCGTGACGACATCGGCGGCAACCTGACATGGGTACAGACGCTGACCACGGAAAACGTCGCCGACCTGACGATGTCCGATGACGGCAGCATGCTCTATGTGGTGGATGGCAATTACTCCGGCCTGCTGGTTTACGCCCTGAACGCGGACAGCGGCCAGTATGTGCTGAGCCAGTCCATTACGGCTTCCACCAGCAACGAACCCTATCTGTTCACCGCCGTCGGTATCGAGGCGGTGGGCGACTATGTCTATGTGGTCACCGATCCGGCCGCTGCGTCGGTCGCCAATACCCTGATCGTCTATCAACGGGCGGCGGACGGTACGCTCAGCGCTGTCGCCTGGCAGCGTGACGGCGCGGCCGCGGGCGAAAGCACTATTGATATGTCCGGCCCGGTGGCCATCGCCGTCGCCGGCGATGGCGGCACGATTTATGCGGCCAGCGAGGATGGCATAGCCGCGTTCGGCTTTGACGCCGAGAGCGGCGCGTTGCGCTACCTCGGCGCGGTCAGCGGCCTGTCCGATGTGACTGCCGTCGCGCTGTCCGATGACGACGGTACGTTGTATGTCACCGCTTCGGACGGCAGCCTCAGCCGCTACAAATCCGACAGCGGGACGCTGACGCTTATTGATACGGTCACCCGCGATACCACGGCGGCATTGGCCGGCGCCCGGAACGTGGTGACCGGCGCTCAGGGCGCAGTGGTGGTCACTGGCAGCGCCGGTCTGGTCAGTTTTAAAGATACGTTGACGGAAATCGCCATGGATTACACCGAGCAGGGAACGGTACTGCCGGCGGAGGTCATCACGCTCAGGGACGCCGACTACGACGCGCTGGCCGATGGCGCGGGCAACTACAACGGCGCGGTGATCACGCTGGTGCGCGACGGTGGGAGCAGTAGCGACGATGGCTATGGCTTCAATGACGGTAACGGCCTGACGCGGGTGGACGATACGCTCTATCTGGATGGCGCGGCTATCGCTACCTTCAGCAGCGCAAGCGGCACGCTGACGCTCACCTTCACCGCCGAGGTCAACACGGTCACCGCCAACCGGGTGCTGCAACAGATCAGTTATACCAACGGCAGCGACGATCCGGGCGCCGGCGTGCGTCTCCGGCTGAGCGTGACCGACGCCTATGGCGCCACCGCCAGCGCTACGCTGGCGCTGAGCGTTACCGGAATTAACGACGCGCCGGTACTGACCGCCACCGCCGCTACCCCCAGCTACACGGAAGGCGGCGAAGCCGCCATACTGTTCAGCGACGCGGTTGTCTCCACCGTGGAAGCCGATCAGACCCTTAGCGCTCTGACGCTGAGCGTTTCCGGTTTGCGCGACGGTTCAAGTGAAAAGCTGACCATCGACGGCACGGTAATCGTCCTGGTCGACGGTTCCGGCGCCACCGCCAGCGGCTACGGTTATACCGTGTCTGTCAGCGGCGACACCGCCACCGTTGTGATTTCCGGCGGTACAGGCATGACCGCCGCAAACACCGCTGCCCTCGTCAACGGTATCGCTTACGCCAACGCCAGCGACGATCCGACGGTCGGTACGCGCACCGTTACGCTGACCGCCATTCGGGACAGCGGCGGTACGGCCGACGGCGGCGCAGACGCGACGGCGCTTGCCGTCTCCGCCGCCGTTGACGTCGCGGCGGTCAACAACGCGCCGC
This is a stretch of genomic DNA from Brenneria rubrifaciens. It encodes these proteins:
- a CDS encoding putative Ig domain-containing protein, coding for MTYSRSASRTAHRRLPQQAWALEPRMMFDAAAVATAEAAVAATDTAPGVTASGAEATISIDDNSTAQSVDLFSGVTVSTDRGGEELTDLTITVNSSGGNQALVIDGSAIALAATTTPGTTTNNGYTYSVSVSGDSTTITLSIASSSTGYTAASAASLIDGIAYRTLDNTVESGAVTVTLTSLSDEGGEKADLSSISATIAITSNINVAPTLSDDSALEPAESFTVADLGDGAEVAYSSDGSYAYAAGKGALSVFSVDGSGRLTLLQTLTVGDMTTATEMVISADGASIYAIDGIGNNESEYDASNIYVFSVAEDGSLSHTDTVSTENGPATGGLAISDDGAWVYVGTAYNGVVIYARDVTTGALTYVARAPDDNSRDGVIATSGDYVYVVYSGAGIAVPPNVTVYQRNDDGTLSTVASLSTRDIDSSVGNDTLAVSADGQYLYLADPDYSVILAFQFSGTSLTQLDTLFPNGVASIALSDDGSLLYAAAPDGAIAVYTVAGNGALTLSSTIAGSGSGSDIAVSGDGLSILVAGGSVNRYTRVQTLDLGEALTFAGGLTLKDSNYDVLNGGAGNYNGAGISVSASTEGGSFGFADGNGLTLSNGVISLDGGAIATLSVSDGALTVTFTADTAAAVANQVLQQLTYTNADATAGSFIRLSVIASDAALASSAASLTLRVNTAPQVNTDAATGYSLGSATSETAYSFTLFSGLFSDADGDALIWRVEGLPEGLSFDAATRTISGSATETGSFSVAVTVTDASGASASVALDLVVEQIANRAPEVNADASTTLAAATENVAYSTALDAGLFSDADSVYNGDSLTWRVSGLPDGLTFDAATLTISGVSGASGDYAVTVTVTDESGAAASADLTLRVISTAEANNSAPSLVADASTLTYASDGSLSGFSKYVNSITLSEDGGTLVIAASDNNNGNGASYLYVYSRDTASGELALLQTFTQGDKDDGDAANGVELDGLSGITSVSYSKDGSLLYLSGYASAGSSSAYSISVFSVGDDGALALVGQVANIAEKVLQIAVAPDSGTFYALSSATVYAYRIGDDGALTAIDTYTPDSGFGTAVAMQIDDDGTVYVLSGGRLTIYTAAADGGLTYAGQLTRSGTTLTWTDADGTAAAAGTVSNGNAFNGANAFAVSDAGYLYLTTSNGFLTTLQYDATANTLNLVNAQDAYNPLSQYPHGLTLSADGTTLYVVSAASTKIAIYTLGEDGNPTLSGTVTTASALSRLVVSDDGRFIYGGKHLYFVPGLSMVSATGVSVAYTEGGTISPAAAVTLSDTDYDALNGGVGNYNGATFTLVRDGGADSNDSYGFTDGNGLTLAEGVISLNGAAIGTLLSENGALTITFTAEVSTAAANLVLQQISYSNSSSTPGSSIALKLSVADQYASGSIALQLAVTQINNAPIVEAGGQAITYISGGSGVKLFDDVSVSAGEDDQAIGSFTLGVSGLKDGEKEVLIVGGANVTLVDGANVSGSVSVDVVESDGSTNTYSYAVTISVSVTDDAAAVTVSSSSGLPAEVATALVKNIAYINTSSDYAEAPTTGERVITLTAVKDNGGTANGGIDTTALSISSTVTVSLTNAAPSVTAAGAATRYVENGEAVGLFNDVAVSTGEQGQAITHIALAVSGLSDGKSETLVIDGTTVSLTAGASGETTNGYTYDVSLAGDIATVYLKSNDGIAVADATTLIAGLTYANLSDDPTAGTRTVTLTSIQDDGGTANGGANTASLAIAANVAVAAVNDAPVVSATPAEVIYATSGSSAALFSDVAISTVENGQTLSSITFTLSGLLDGSRETLAVAGTRIALVAGSGTLDSGDTYTVRLDGDTATVTIASADGIAVDTAASLIEQARYANLSNAQSAGERIISLSVQDSGGRENSGNDTATLEATASLSVVNNSVPALSAGADYTSLEAVGSLTAISGLADIAASALTASGDYLYAVDSSGNIAIFSRNTNTGELMLLQTQDSGIASVSRIEVSDDGGTVYMLGAGGDSVTVFSRDDIGGNLTWVQTLTTENVADLTMSDDGSMLYVVDGNYSGLLVYALNADSGQYVLSQSITASTSNEPYLFTAVGIEAVGDYVYVVTDPAAASVANTLIVYQRAADGTLSAVAWQRDGAAAGESTIDMSGPVAIAVAGDGGTIYAASEDGIAAFGFDAESGALRYLGAVSGLSDVTAVALSDDDGTLYVTASDGSLSRYKSDSGTLTLIDTVTRDTTAALAGARNVVTGAQGAVVVTGSAGLVSFKDTLTEIAMDYTEQGTVLPAEVITLRDADYDALADGAGNYNGAVITLVRDGGSSSDDGYGFNDGNGLTRVDDTLYLDGAAIATFSSASGTLTLTFTAEVNTVTANRVLQQISYTNGSDDPGAGVRLRLSVTDAYGATASATLALSVTGINDAPVLTATAATPSYTEGGEAAILFSDAVVSTVEADQTLSALTLSVSGLRDGSSEKLTIDGTVIVLVDGSGATASGYGYTVSVSGDTATVVISGGTGMTAANTAALVNGIAYANASDDPTVGTRTVTLTAIRDSGGTADGGADATALAVSAAVDVAAVNNAPLLTATPADPGYTAGDAAVSLFDGASVSTIERGQSIVALTVTVFGVVDSAESLIVDGTAIMLTDGAAITTANGLSVAVALDNGTATLTIGSGGSIDAATAAALVDGLTYANTSATVTSGERVVTLVAIRDDGGSANNGTDTGAPNIASVVSIANSAPYATDSEAALPQATQSAAYRATLSSDLFHDVNGDTLTWSMAGLPDGLSFDGATLTISGKTLAVGSFDLTLTVNDGQGGTASRSLTLAINKQPVMPVVSTMPDMPGGMMAAWLDARQDELERPDKVMRPAPRGGESSAATRVAAGAAPSFGNELSRDNYPLAGGAVDYAATPWRLAPMMETLMPVLDEVDFSTLRAANAVAATPENAPAGLRMPQPDGPDAKVAFSAQLQQAQAAYDELLTALDQLTEKNASSAE